In one window of Spiroplasma corruscae DNA:
- the prmC gene encoding peptide chain release factor N(5)-glutamine methyltransferase, with protein sequence MMKIKDIKDKVLNINDSILQKYIIKEVLQKEFFFDDENVEKQEYKLFKKINKGLKKGKTIDYIIGKRFFFKNYFYVNKNTLVPRKETELIVEEVLKLNLLNKNVVDVCCGSGCIGISIKKEYKDCNLYLSDISKKALKVANKNLCYLNVDAKVFNSNYLKFIYKNNIKPDIITINPPYIGKKDILLDKKVHKNEPKKALFAKENGLYFYKKLLENLDGLFKINKNLIIYVEFGYNQKKKLEEIFCLNGVKYIIEFKKDYSNIWRYFILKKV encoded by the coding sequence ATGATGAAAATTAAAGATATAAAAGACAAGGTATTAAATATTAATGACAGTATTTTACAAAAATATATCATTAAGGAAGTTCTTCAAAAGGAATTTTTTTTTGATGACGAGAACGTTGAAAAACAAGAGTATAAACTTTTTAAAAAAATTAATAAAGGTTTAAAAAAAGGTAAAACCATTGACTACATAATCGGCAAAAGATTTTTTTTTAAAAACTACTTTTATGTAAATAAAAATACATTAGTGCCAAGAAAGGAAACTGAGTTAATAGTTGAAGAAGTTTTAAAACTAAACTTGTTAAATAAAAATGTAGTCGACGTTTGTTGCGGAAGTGGATGTATTGGAATTTCTATAAAGAAAGAATACAAAGATTGTAATTTGTATTTATCTGATATTTCTAAAAAAGCACTTAAAGTAGCAAATAAAAATCTTTGTTATCTAAATGTTGATGCAAAAGTATTTAATTCAAACTATCTAAAATTCATATATAAAAATAATATTAAACCTGATATTATAACAATTAACCCCCCCTATATTGGTAAAAAAGATATTTTGCTAGATAAAAAAGTACATAAAAACGAACCAAAAAAAGCTTTATTCGCAAAAGAAAATGGTTTATATTTTTATAAAAAGCTTCTTGAAAATTTAGATGGTCTTTTTAAAATTAATAAAAACCTTATTATTTACGTAGAGTTTGGTTATAACCAAAAGAAAAAGCTTGAAGAAATATTTTGTCTAAATGGAGTAAAATATATTATAGAGTTTAAAAAAGATTATTCAAATATTTGAAGATATTTCATACTAAAGAAGGTTTAA
- the prfA gene encoding peptide chain release factor 1 has product MNIKTIEALNAIEKRVNSIDLKLQDENSMNDIKLLTELNKERSSLQDIFDRYIEYKKIKNDYDEASYILKNEKDNEMKQLAKSEIQDLENKLELVEKEIELLLLPKDPNDDKNVVFEIRGAAGGDEANIFAGDLFRLYTRYAEKNNWKIEVLEESESTAGGFSQISFMLKGNNVYSKMKYESGSHRVQRIPKTESKGRIQTSTATVAVLPEISELEIDIKLADLRIDTYRASGAGGQHINTTDSAVRITHVPTGIVASSQDGRSQHDNKDKAMTMLRARVYEAELEKKQEQEASQRKQAVGTGARSEKIRTYNYPQNRITDHRINLTLSKLDYVMEGNLDEIIDGLIKNNQKELIAQHLNDEN; this is encoded by the coding sequence ATGAATATTAAAACAATTGAAGCACTGAATGCAATTGAAAAAAGAGTTAACTCTATTGACCTAAAATTACAAGACGAAAATTCAATGAATGACATTAAATTATTAACAGAATTAAATAAAGAAAGATCAAGTCTACAAGATATTTTTGATAGATATATAGAGTATAAAAAAATTAAAAATGATTATGATGAAGCTAGTTATATTTTAAAAAATGAAAAAGATAATGAGATGAAACAACTAGCTAAATCTGAAATCCAAGATTTAGAAAATAAGCTTGAATTAGTTGAAAAAGAAATAGAATTGCTGTTATTACCAAAAGACCCAAACGATGATAAAAATGTTGTTTTTGAAATCCGTGGCGCAGCAGGTGGTGACGAAGCAAATATTTTTGCAGGTGATTTGTTTAGATTGTACACAAGGTACGCAGAAAAAAATAACTGAAAAATAGAAGTACTTGAAGAAAGTGAGTCTACTGCTGGTGGTTTTAGTCAAATTTCTTTTATGTTAAAAGGTAATAATGTTTACTCTAAAATGAAATATGAATCTGGAAGTCATAGGGTGCAAAGAATTCCTAAAACAGAATCAAAAGGTAGAATTCAAACTTCTACTGCTACAGTTGCTGTTTTACCTGAAATTTCGGAGTTAGAAATAGATATAAAATTAGCAGATTTAAGAATTGATACTTATAGAGCATCAGGGGCTGGTGGTCAACATATTAATACAACAGATTCAGCTGTTAGAATTACTCATGTTCCGACCGGAATTGTTGCTTCGTCACAAGATGGTAGAAGCCAACACGATAATAAAGATAAGGCAATGACTATGCTTAGAGCACGTGTTTATGAAGCTGAACTTGAAAAAAAACAAGAACAAGAGGCAAGTCAACGTAAGCAAGCTGTTGGAACAGGTGCAAGAAGTGAAAAAATAAGAACTTATAATTATCCTCAAAATAGAATAACAGATCACAGAATTAATTTAACATTAAGTAAATTAGATTACGTAATGGAAGGTAATTTAGATGAAATAATAGATGGACTAATTAAAAATAACCAAAAAGAATTAATTGCACAACACTTAAATGATGAAAATTAA
- a CDS encoding thymidine kinase encodes MGNILNLNNKKGWIELITGCMFAGKTEEFIKRLRRYQYANQNIIVFKPSIDDRYGEKEIFSHSRMNIEAIPVSSSTELKKIFNERNTTKKIDVLGIDEVQFLDDDIVILLEEFASNGVIIVASGLDKDFKNNPFKNVDKLLVTAEYVDKLTSICSKCGGNGTRTQRIINGVPASANSPLIDIAANEKYESRCRHCFEEPK; translated from the coding sequence ATGGGAAATATATTAAACCTAAATAACAAAAAAGGTTGAATTGAATTAATTACTGGTTGCATGTTTGCTGGTAAAACAGAAGAGTTTATAAAAAGGTTAAGAAGATATCAATATGCAAACCAAAATATAATTGTTTTTAAACCATCAATTGATGATAGATATGGGGAAAAAGAAATATTTTCCCATTCCAGAATGAATATTGAAGCAATACCAGTATCAAGCAGTACTGAATTAAAAAAAATATTTAATGAAAGAAACACCACTAAAAAAATTGATGTGTTAGGTATTGATGAGGTACAATTTCTGGATGATGATATAGTTATATTATTAGAAGAATTTGCTAGTAATGGTGTGATTATTGTAGCTAGCGGTTTAGATAAAGATTTTAAAAATAATCCATTCAAAAATGTAGATAAATTATTAGTAACAGCCGAGTATGTTGATAAATTAACATCTATTTGTAGCAAATGTGGTGGAAATGGAACTAGAACACAAAGAATAATAAATGGAGTTCCAGCATCTGCAAACAGCCCATTAATCGATATTGCAGCTAACGAGAAGTATGAATCAAGATGTAGGCATTGTTTTGAAGAGCCAAAGTAG
- a CDS encoding DHH family phosphoesterase, translating into MDTLLKIINENNYILIAKHKNPDWDAHGSAHGLKHIIQDNFKNKKVLVVGWDIEKNQIEIDSNLLNEEIISKALLITVDVANYDRIDFDSINLINNIYKIDHHLEVDNYTSNKLVDTTAISCTQVITLWADENELIISKKAAYYLFYGLITDSSRFLYKNTNHKSFQAAMILTQKGIDITEIYTNLYQRSYEQAKWNSKCFNKIKFSKNKKIAFLILKRKHFKNKKLNEHEIKSSLFIFTNIKEIDIWYIAYKAKDSKKIKVSIRSKKYNINKVAQEFQGGGHILASGFVLDSKKYIKVLNKKLEKLILEGV; encoded by the coding sequence ATGGATACATTATTGAAAATTATTAATGAAAATAATTATATATTAATTGCTAAACACAAGAATCCCGATTGAGATGCCCATGGTTCTGCCCACGGACTAAAACATATCATTCAAGATAATTTCAAAAATAAAAAAGTACTTGTTGTTGGATGAGACATTGAGAAAAATCAGATAGAAATAGATAGCAATTTACTAAATGAAGAAATAATTTCAAAGGCATTATTAATCACTGTCGATGTTGCAAATTATGATAGAATTGATTTTGATAGTATAAATTTAATAAATAACATATACAAAATAGATCATCATTTAGAAGTTGATAATTATACAAGTAATAAACTTGTAGACACAACTGCAATATCTTGCACTCAAGTAATTACTTTATGAGCGGACGAAAATGAATTAATTATTAGCAAAAAAGCTGCATACTATTTATTTTATGGTTTAATTACTGATTCATCAAGATTTTTGTATAAAAACACAAATCATAAATCTTTTCAGGCAGCTATGATATTAACTCAAAAAGGTATAGATATTACAGAAATTTATACCAATTTATACCAAAGAAGTTATGAACAAGCAAAATGGAATAGTAAATGCTTTAATAAAATAAAGTTTAGTAAAAACAAAAAAATTGCTTTTTTAATACTAAAAAGAAAACATTTCAAAAATAAAAAACTAAATGAACATGAAATAAAATCATCTTTGTTTATTTTTACTAATATAAAAGAAATAGACATTTGATATATAGCATATAAAGCTAAAGATTCTAAAAAAATAAAGGTGTCTATTCGGAGTAAAAAGTATAATATTAATAAAGTAGCTCAAGAATTTCAAGGAGGAGGTCATATATTAGCTTCTGGCTTTGTCTTGGACAGCAAAAAATATATCAAAGTGTTAAATAAGAAACTTGAAAAACTAATTTTAGAGGGAGTTTAA
- the rpmE gene encoding 50S ribosomal protein L31, translated as MPKQGIHPNYQEAKFICTSCSNEFLSGSTKGSEVRVDTCSNCHPFYTGKQSFANAEGRVEKFKEKFAKKEAVQAEMKKASESQKAENAKKLKEKK; from the coding sequence ATGCCAAAACAAGGAATACATCCAAATTATCAAGAAGCAAAATTTATTTGTACTTCATGTAGTAACGAATTTCTATCAGGTTCTACAAAAGGTTCAGAAGTAAGAGTAGATACTTGTTCTAATTGTCATCCTTTCTACACAGGAAAACAATCATTTGCAAATGCAGAAGGTCGTGTAGAGAAATTCAAGGAAAAGTTTGCAAAAAAAGAAGCGGTTCAAGCAGAAATGAAAAAAGCTTCTGAATCACAAAAAGCAGAGAATGCTAAAAAATTAAAGGAAAAAAAATAG
- the fba gene encoding class II fructose-1,6-bisphosphate aldolase — MSKFYSSKLVNATKMVKDAHENKYAIGHFNINNLEWTKSLLEAAQESKTPIIIATSEGAIKYMGGLKTIVGMVNGLLEELNITVPVALHLDHGQSVEMAKKCIEAGYSSVMFDGSHLPYEENVAKVKELMEFANAHEVSVEAEIGSIGGEEDGVVGEGELGDPLQAAEMSKFGISMLAAGIGNIHGKYPEWWKSLSFETLEALQSACKLPMVLHGGSGIPQDQVEKAIKLGISKINVNTELQLSFRDATRKYILEGKDLDDNKKGFDPRKLLAPGANAIKETFMELTKWFGCQGKAK; from the coding sequence ATGTCAAAATTTTATAGTAGTAAATTAGTTAATGCAACTAAAATGGTTAAGGATGCTCATGAAAACAAATATGCAATTGGGCACTTTAATATTAATAACCTAGAATGAACAAAATCTCTATTAGAGGCTGCTCAAGAATCAAAAACACCTATTATTATTGCGACTTCAGAAGGGGCAATTAAATATATGGGAGGTCTAAAAACAATTGTAGGGATGGTTAATGGTCTACTTGAAGAATTAAATATTACTGTTCCAGTTGCTTTACATTTAGATCACGGTCAATCAGTAGAAATGGCAAAAAAATGTATAGAAGCTGGGTATTCATCAGTTATGTTTGATGGTTCTCACTTACCATACGAAGAAAATGTTGCAAAAGTTAAAGAGTTAATGGAATTTGCTAATGCACATGAAGTTTCAGTAGAAGCAGAAATCGGTTCAATTGGTGGTGAAGAAGATGGTGTTGTTGGTGAAGGTGAGTTAGGTGATCCATTACAAGCAGCAGAAATGTCAAAATTTGGTATATCAATGCTAGCAGCTGGTATTGGTAATATACATGGTAAATATCCTGAATGATGAAAATCATTATCTTTTGAAACATTAGAAGCACTACAAAGTGCATGTAAATTACCAATGGTCTTACATGGTGGTTCAGGTATACCTCAAGATCAAGTTGAGAAAGCAATTAAGTTAGGTATATCTAAAATTAATGTTAATACTGAATTACAATTATCATTTAGAGATGCAACAAGAAAATATATTCTAGAGGGTAAAGATTTAGATGATAATAAAAAAGGATTTGACCCAAGAAAATTATTAGCACCTGGTGCAAACGCAATTAAAGAAACTTTTATGGAATTAACAAAATGGTTCGGTTGCCAAGGTAAAGCTAAATAA
- a CDS encoding CTP synthase, whose protein sequence is MSKHIFITGGVVSGLGKGITGSSLGVLLKNSGLKVFMQKFDPYLNIDPGTMNPIEHGEVFVTFDGGETDLDLGHYERFIDVNLTKGSSYSAGRIYADALEIERQGGYKGKTVQVIPHITNLIKSKIYEIEKNNDYDVIISEIGGTVGDIESQPFLEAIRQIRMEKSKENVLFIHIALLPYLKISGEFKTKPIQHSVKEMLSLGLQPDIIVARSEFSFEDRLRDKISSFCNVPKENVIECSDSDSIYKVPLTIMKSNMHKIVAKQLNLKINKTDITEWENFVKNIDSSTEELEVCIVGKYVELSDAYLSVIESLKIAGYDLKHKIKIRWINARKLSNLNIEEQLVNAKGILVPGGFGEEGIEGKILAAKYAREKDIPFLGICLGMQIACVEFARNVLNLKDASSTEINPNTRNPIIDILEGKNTKKIGGTLRLGAYKTKLLKNTKVFKLYGEDYVIERHRHRYEFNNNYKKMFEEAGMVFSGIYEEKDLVEIIEIPNNKYFVACQYHPEFTSRPNKPNPLFKGFLSSIIENKQ, encoded by the coding sequence ATGAGCAAGCATATCTTTATAACAGGTGGAGTAGTTTCTGGTTTAGGAAAAGGAATAACAGGAAGTTCATTAGGTGTACTTTTAAAAAATAGTGGGCTAAAAGTATTTATGCAGAAGTTTGACCCATATTTAAATATAGATCCCGGAACAATGAATCCAATTGAACATGGAGAAGTATTTGTTACTTTTGATGGTGGTGAAACTGACCTTGATTTAGGTCATTATGAAAGATTTATTGACGTAAATCTAACCAAAGGGTCTTCATATTCTGCTGGTAGAATATATGCTGATGCTCTTGAAATTGAAAGACAAGGTGGATATAAAGGTAAAACAGTACAAGTAATTCCACACATAACAAACCTAATTAAAAGCAAAATATACGAAATTGAAAAAAACAATGATTATGATGTAATAATTAGTGAAATCGGCGGTACTGTTGGAGATATAGAATCTCAACCATTTTTAGAAGCTATCAGACAGATTAGAATGGAAAAGTCTAAGGAGAACGTTTTATTCATTCATATAGCTTTATTGCCTTATTTAAAAATCTCAGGAGAGTTTAAAACCAAACCAATACAACACTCAGTTAAGGAAATGTTAAGTCTTGGTTTACAACCAGATATTATAGTTGCTAGAAGTGAGTTTAGTTTTGAAGATCGATTAAGAGATAAAATATCTTCATTTTGCAATGTTCCTAAAGAAAATGTGATTGAATGTAGTGATAGTGATTCAATTTATAAAGTTCCATTAACAATAATGAAATCAAATATGCATAAAATAGTTGCTAAACAACTAAACCTCAAAATAAATAAAACAGATATCACAGAATGAGAAAATTTTGTTAAAAATATTGACTCGTCAACAGAAGAATTAGAAGTTTGTATAGTTGGTAAGTATGTGGAGCTAAGTGACGCATACTTGTCGGTAATTGAATCATTAAAAATTGCTGGTTATGATTTAAAGCATAAAATAAAAATAAGATGAATAAATGCAAGAAAATTAAGTAACTTAAATATTGAAGAACAATTAGTTAATGCAAAAGGTATATTAGTTCCTGGAGGTTTTGGTGAAGAAGGTATTGAAGGTAAAATTCTTGCAGCCAAATATGCAAGAGAAAAAGACATTCCATTTCTAGGAATTTGTTTGGGAATGCAAATTGCTTGTGTTGAGTTCGCAAGAAACGTATTAAATTTAAAAGATGCTAGCTCAACTGAAATAAACCCAAATACCAGAAATCCTATTATTGATATTTTAGAAGGTAAAAATACCAAGAAAATTGGTGGAACCCTAAGACTAGGTGCTTATAAAACAAAGTTGTTAAAAAATACCAAAGTATTTAAGTTGTATGGTGAAGATTATGTAATAGAGCGTCATAGACATAGATACGAATTTAATAATAATTACAAAAAAATGTTTGAGGAAGCAGGAATGGTTTTTTCTGGTATATACGAAGAAAAGGATCTTGTTGAAATAATTGAAATACCAAATAACAAATACTTTGTTGCTTGTCAATACCATCCTGAATTTACTAGTAGACCAAATAAACCTAATCCTTTATTTAAAGGATTCTTAAGTTCAATAATTGAAAATAAACAATAG
- the rpoE gene encoding DNA-directed RNA polymerase subunit delta → MHKTSPIELAYKYLTSVKDNMSFEDIWNAISREIEANNERKNEIIAELYSDLVLDNRFALTSDGKWALRDYLKFEDVKKQYEYVDKFETTEEFDDLDVMNSSIYDDDDTGEHVKKAKLRLDNDIDTDDISLDTDDFDEDDFDEDDYGDDD, encoded by the coding sequence ATGCATAAAACATCACCAATTGAGTTAGCTTATAAGTATTTAACATCAGTTAAGGATAATATGTCATTTGAAGACATCTGAAATGCAATATCAAGAGAAATTGAAGCAAATAATGAAAGAAAGAATGAAATCATAGCTGAATTATACAGTGACTTAGTTCTTGACAATCGTTTTGCATTAACTTCTGATGGGAAATGAGCTTTAAGAGATTATTTAAAATTTGAAGACGTAAAAAAACAATATGAATATGTTGATAAATTCGAGACTACTGAAGAGTTTGATGATTTAGATGTAATGAACTCATCTATTTATGATGATGATGACACTGGTGAGCATGTCAAAAAGGCAAAACTTCGATTAGATAATGACATTGATACAGACGATATTTCATTAGATACAGACGATTTTGATGAAGACGATTTTGATGAAGACGATTATGGCGATGATGATTAA
- a CDS encoding HD domain-containing protein, translating into MNKFIRDNVHGEINIKEDFIIELIETKAFQRLRRIVQLGGGQYVFPSASHTRFSHSIGTYHVVCKFLENENLTQGLNKKDFPVVKAASLLHDIGHGPFSHSFEKVISINHEKYSVKIILNDNEITNVLRKANIDPMEVASIIEGNHPVNVFNMLVSSQIDADRIDYLLRDSLGAGVNYSKLDLQWIIRHATTNEGNIVFPEKTVNAIEHFLLGRYHMFTQVYNHKISKAFDFTLEKWFLRLRDLYKESYVFKNNYYIEVLKPILEFRDLNVDEYTRLDDYTILEYIKMSSEEEDEILKDLALRIINRNFVRVSSKLTEQEFEEYKNSSNLDPKYYFGTIEEKPFCIYGASQKGLEKPIYIEHSNGLKNIEEISQILNKNSKNIGKKFYIFIK; encoded by the coding sequence ATGAATAAATTTATTAGAGATAATGTTCATGGTGAAATTAATATTAAAGAAGATTTTATAATTGAATTAATTGAAACTAAGGCATTTCAAAGATTAAGAAGAATTGTTCAACTAGGTGGTGGCCAGTACGTTTTTCCAAGCGCTTCACATACAAGGTTTTCACACTCAATTGGCACTTATCATGTTGTATGCAAGTTTCTAGAAAATGAAAACTTAACACAAGGTCTAAATAAAAAAGATTTCCCTGTTGTTAAGGCGGCATCACTATTACACGATATTGGTCATGGTCCATTTTCACATAGCTTTGAAAAAGTAATTAGTATTAATCATGAAAAATACTCAGTAAAAATCATATTAAACGATAATGAGATTACTAATGTGCTTAGAAAAGCTAATATTGATCCTATGGAGGTTGCCTCAATAATTGAAGGTAATCATCCAGTCAATGTATTTAATATGCTTGTATCAAGTCAAATTGATGCAGATAGAATTGATTATTTATTAAGAGACTCATTAGGAGCGGGTGTAAATTATTCAAAGTTAGATTTACAATGAATAATTAGACATGCAACAACTAACGAAGGTAATATTGTATTTCCTGAAAAAACAGTAAATGCAATTGAACACTTTCTATTAGGAAGATATCATATGTTTACACAGGTTTACAATCATAAAATATCTAAGGCCTTTGATTTTACATTAGAAAAATGATTCTTAAGGTTAAGAGACTTATATAAAGAATCCTATGTTTTTAAAAATAATTATTATATAGAAGTTTTAAAACCAATCCTAGAATTTAGAGATTTGAATGTTGATGAATACACAAGATTAGATGATTATACAATTCTCGAGTATATCAAAATGTCTAGCGAAGAAGAAGACGAAATTTTAAAGGATTTAGCCTTAAGGATAATTAATAGAAACTTTGTTAGAGTATCGTCAAAGTTAACTGAGCAAGAGTTTGAAGAATATAAAAACTCTTCCAATCTGGACCCAAAATATTATTTTGGAACAATTGAAGAAAAACCCTTCTGTATTTATGGAGCAAGTCAAAAAGGACTAGAAAAACCAATTTATATCGAACATTCTAATGGACTAAAAAATATTGAAGAAATATCACAAATTTTGAATAAAAATTCGAAAAATATAGGAAAAAAGTTTTATATTTTTATTAAGTAA
- the gltX gene encoding glutamate--tRNA ligase, with amino-acid sequence MKKVRLRYAPSPTGFLHIGNTRTALMNYLFAKHYKGDFIVRIEDTDFDRNVDGAIESQFDNMDWLGIIADESFLKPNPNYGEYMQSRKLERYIEIANQLIEKNYAYKCFCTKEELEESRQTQLDQNILAPKYDRKCWNDRENLKDCNKEYNVRFKVPDNKEFKINDIIRGEVIFSSKDIGDFVILKSNGVATYNFAVVVDDKDMEISHVLRGEEHISNTPRQLMIYEVMNWESPIFGHLTLIVDENKKKLSKRSGNEMFFISEYRRQGYLPEAIFNFVSLLGWSPKEERELFSKKELVNIFDDNRFSKSPSMFDFVKLKWINSQWIKKMSDEDYLKFIINFIDNNRFDISKVSRDWLYNVLMLYKKEVEFGIQINDHLNLFFEDNKDVRLDILSSIDNWKDVVIAFKDRIETLNTFDEISIKSIITSLGKELDIKGMNLYMPIRVSSTLSEHGPELAKVINLFGKEKVINNIKYILDM; translated from the coding sequence ATGAAAAAAGTTAGATTAAGATATGCACCATCTCCAACAGGGTTTTTACACATAGGTAACACGAGAACTGCATTAATGAATTATTTATTTGCAAAACACTATAAAGGAGATTTTATTGTTAGAATTGAAGATACCGATTTTGACAGAAATGTTGATGGAGCCATTGAATCACAGTTTGATAATATGGACTGATTGGGAATTATTGCAGATGAGTCATTTTTAAAACCAAATCCAAATTATGGTGAATATATGCAATCAAGAAAACTTGAAAGATATATTGAAATTGCAAATCAATTGATCGAGAAAAATTATGCTTATAAATGCTTTTGTACAAAAGAAGAACTAGAAGAAAGCAGACAAACACAACTTGATCAAAATATTTTAGCACCTAAGTATGATCGAAAATGTTGAAATGATCGAGAAAACTTAAAAGATTGCAATAAAGAATATAATGTTAGATTTAAAGTGCCCGATAATAAAGAATTTAAAATTAACGATATTATTAGAGGAGAAGTAATATTTAGCTCAAAAGATATTGGTGATTTTGTAATTCTTAAATCAAATGGTGTTGCTACATATAACTTTGCAGTAGTAGTTGATGATAAAGATATGGAAATTTCACACGTACTAAGAGGAGAAGAACATATATCAAACACTCCAAGACAGTTAATGATTTATGAAGTTATGAATTGAGAATCTCCAATATTTGGTCATTTAACTTTGATAGTAGATGAAAATAAGAAAAAACTATCTAAAAGAAGTGGAAATGAAATGTTTTTTATTTCTGAGTATCGTAGACAAGGTTATTTACCAGAAGCAATATTTAATTTTGTTTCATTGTTAGGTTGAAGTCCTAAGGAAGAGAGAGAATTATTTTCAAAAAAAGAGCTTGTTAATATATTTGACGATAATAGGTTCTCTAAATCACCAAGTATGTTTGATTTTGTCAAACTAAAATGAATTAATAGCCAATGAATAAAAAAAATGAGTGATGAAGATTATCTTAAGTTCATAATAAACTTTATTGATAATAATAGATTTGATATATCTAAAGTTTCTAGAGATTGATTGTATAATGTATTAATGTTGTATAAAAAAGAAGTGGAATTTGGGATTCAAATTAATGACCACTTAAATTTATTTTTTGAAGATAACAAAGATGTACGATTAGATATTTTAAGTTCAATCGATAATTGAAAAGATGTAGTAATAGCATTTAAAGATAGAATTGAGACTCTGAATACTTTTGATGAAATTAGCATTAAGTCAATTATTACGTCATTAGGAAAAGAGTTAGATATTAAGGGTATGAATCTATATATGCCAATTAGAGTCTCTTCAACTCTAAGTGAACATGGGCCAGAATTAGCAAAAGTAATAAACTTATTTGGTAAAGAAAAAGTAATAAATAATATAAAATATATTTTAGATATGTAG
- the ispF gene encoding 2-C-methyl-D-erythritol 2,4-cyclodiphosphate synthase yields MYRIGFSKDKHNLVKGNGISIGGINIECDRSPDAYSDGDVLFHALAESIYGALGMEDIGTYYNKKNKEKKFKSSCMIKDVNAILISKQFKIVNIDILIELDKPNLTKYKDIIKDNVAMMLGLSKEVIAIKATTTEGNHPNLVTCYSNVLIKKEENY; encoded by the coding sequence ATGTATAGAATCGGTTTTTCAAAAGACAAGCATAATTTAGTTAAAGGAAATGGTATATCAATCGGTGGTATAAACATTGAATGTGATAGAAGTCCTGATGCATATAGTGATGGTGATGTTTTATTTCACGCCTTAGCTGAGTCAATATACGGAGCTTTAGGAATGGAAGACATTGGAACTTATTATAATAAGAAAAATAAAGAAAAAAAATTTAAATCTAGTTGCATGATTAAAGATGTAAATGCTATTTTAATCTCAAAGCAATTTAAAATAGTAAATATCGATATATTAATTGAGTTAGATAAACCAAATTTAACTAAGTATAAGGATATAATTAAAGATAATGTTGCAATGATGCTAGGTTTAAGCAAAGAAGTAATTGCTATTAAAGCTACAACTACTGAAGGTAATCATCCAAATTTAGTTACTTGTTATTCTAATGTATTAATAAAAAAAGAGGAGAATTATTAA